In Chitinophaga nivalis, a single genomic region encodes these proteins:
- a CDS encoding YitT family protein, with product MKEHVKNILLIIVGALIFAVGINYLAIPNKLSEGGVIGITIVTYYYWGWSPGITNLIINAILIVTGYKLLDKRGMFYTVLGIIFCSLFLYLTEHTLVPITNNPLLAAIFAGLLVGIGIGLVFLSGGTTGGSAIVARLFNKYFGWSLGNAMLIFDIVVIAASSFIIGIEKTMYTFIAVYIGARTVDYIVDGLNTKRAITIISAHTSDIAAKITGDMKRGATVLHGHGAYTGTRKEVLYVVIGKQELMRLKSLVQEADPEAFVVIHEVHEVLGRGFSK from the coding sequence ATGAAAGAGCATGTGAAAAATATATTACTCATCATTGTTGGCGCACTAATCTTTGCCGTGGGTATCAACTACCTGGCTATTCCCAACAAATTATCTGAAGGCGGGGTGATTGGTATCACCATTGTGACCTATTACTACTGGGGCTGGTCGCCGGGCATCACGAACCTTATTATTAATGCGATCCTGATTGTGACCGGTTATAAATTGCTGGACAAAAGGGGGATGTTCTATACCGTTCTGGGCATTATCTTTTGTTCCCTGTTTCTATACCTCACGGAACATACGTTAGTACCTATCACCAATAACCCTTTACTGGCTGCTATTTTTGCCGGTCTGCTGGTAGGTATTGGCATTGGACTGGTATTTCTTTCCGGCGGTACAACGGGCGGTTCGGCTATTGTAGCCCGGCTGTTCAACAAATACTTCGGCTGGAGCCTGGGGAATGCCATGCTCATTTTTGATATTGTGGTGATTGCTGCCTCTTCTTTTATTATAGGTATAGAGAAAACCATGTATACCTTTATTGCGGTTTACATCGGCGCCAGAACGGTTGACTATATCGTAGATGGTCTGAATACCAAAAGAGCCATTACTATTATCTCTGCACATACCAGCGACATTGCCGCCAAAATTACCGGCGACATGAAACGCGGTGCTACCGTATTACATGGACATGGCGCCTATACCGGCACCCGGAAAGAAGTATTGTATGTTGTGATCGGCAAACAGGAATTAATGCGCTTAAAATCACTGGTCCAGGAAGCAGATCCCGAAGCTTTCGTAGTGATCCACGAAGTACATGAAGTACTGGGCAGAGGCTTCTCCAAATAA